In one window of Caballeronia sp. TF1N1 DNA:
- a CDS encoding YihY/virulence factor BrkB family protein: protein MSKILGPILGPHVANVARHPFGFVMRTIKAFRANQGMLLAGAVAYYALLSIVPLLILIVIVLSKFIGQKELLDTLSHLLEWLVPGQARAVVRELANFLTHRAVIGWLLLITMIFFSSLAFTVLENAMSVIFVHRVAIRRRHFLLSALLPYCYILFLGVGMLIVTFVSNGLQAMGTNSLYFLGIEISLKGVSRLLLYLLGFAGEVFVLTSIYLVMPVGRPSLRLALIGSVTAAILWEITRHVLVWYFATLSQVSVVYGSLTTSIVVLFSLEALATLLLFGAQVISEFERFGLPQATEPQPFHTGTG, encoded by the coding sequence ATGTCGAAGATACTCGGCCCGATTCTGGGCCCGCACGTAGCGAACGTCGCACGTCATCCGTTCGGCTTCGTCATGCGCACGATCAAGGCATTTCGCGCCAACCAGGGCATGCTGCTCGCGGGCGCGGTGGCTTATTACGCGCTCTTGTCGATCGTGCCGCTTCTGATCCTCATCGTGATCGTGCTGTCGAAATTCATCGGACAGAAGGAACTGCTCGACACGCTCTCCCATTTACTCGAATGGCTCGTGCCGGGACAGGCACGCGCAGTCGTGCGTGAACTCGCGAATTTTTTGACGCATCGGGCGGTCATCGGTTGGCTTCTTCTCATCACGATGATCTTTTTCAGTTCGCTCGCCTTCACCGTGCTCGAGAACGCGATGTCGGTGATCTTCGTGCATCGCGTGGCGATCCGCCGTCGGCACTTTCTCCTGTCCGCCTTGCTGCCGTACTGCTACATCCTGTTCTTGGGCGTCGGCATGCTGATCGTGACTTTCGTGTCGAACGGGCTCCAGGCGATGGGCACGAACAGCCTCTATTTCCTCGGCATCGAAATATCGCTCAAGGGCGTGTCGCGCCTTTTGCTGTATTTGCTCGGTTTCGCGGGCGAAGTGTTCGTGCTGACATCGATCTATCTCGTGATGCCGGTGGGACGTCCGTCGCTGCGGCTCGCGTTGATAGGCAGTGTGACCGCTGCCATTCTTTGGGAAATCACGCGCCACGTGCTTGTCTGGTACTTCGCGACGCTTTCGCAGGTAAGCGTGGTGTACGGATCGCTGACGACGTCGATTGTCGTGCTGTTTAGTTTGGAGGCACTCGCCACGTTGTTGCTCTTTGGTGCGCAAGTAATCTCCGAGTTCGAGCGCTTCGGCCTGCCTCAGGCCACCGAGCCGCAACCGTTCCACACCGGCACGGGCTGA
- the tehA gene encoding dicarboxylate transporter/tellurite-resistance protein TehA, with protein MDTNDRMNKRQPMPVAFFGIAVGLLALAGAWRAAAHVWAIPAVVPPLLTAGALSVWLALMIAYARKWLVERDAAIAEMAHPVQSSFAALAPVSTLLAAQAVQNFSRELAIALFVAGVVSQLGLGAYLHGRFWQGGRKPELTTPAIYLPTVAPSFVAGTAAASLGWTQIGALFFGAGVFSWLAIESIVLHRAAVHDPLPDALRPTLGIQLAPPVVGGVSYLAITHGVPDLFAYMLLGYGVYQAMMLTRLLPWIRQQSFTPSYWAFSFGVAALPTMAIRMLERGAAGPLLWLAPASFIVANVVFASLIVGTVLALFKGKLFPIVATQVKTV; from the coding sequence ATGGACACCAATGATCGTATGAACAAGCGTCAACCGATGCCGGTCGCTTTTTTCGGCATCGCGGTGGGCCTTCTGGCCTTGGCGGGCGCATGGCGAGCGGCGGCGCATGTCTGGGCGATTCCGGCCGTCGTGCCGCCGCTCTTGACCGCGGGCGCGCTGTCGGTTTGGCTCGCTTTGATGATCGCGTATGCACGCAAGTGGCTTGTCGAGCGCGACGCGGCCATCGCCGAGATGGCGCATCCCGTGCAGTCGTCGTTCGCCGCGCTCGCGCCTGTATCGACGTTGCTCGCGGCGCAAGCGGTGCAGAACTTTTCGCGAGAATTAGCGATCGCGTTGTTCGTCGCGGGCGTGGTGAGTCAGCTCGGCCTAGGCGCTTATCTTCACGGACGCTTCTGGCAAGGCGGCCGGAAGCCCGAACTGACGACGCCGGCCATCTATCTGCCAACCGTCGCGCCGAGTTTCGTCGCGGGAACGGCGGCAGCGAGTCTGGGTTGGACGCAGATCGGCGCGTTGTTCTTCGGGGCGGGTGTGTTCTCGTGGCTCGCGATCGAATCGATCGTGCTGCATCGCGCGGCTGTACACGATCCGCTTCCCGACGCGCTGCGTCCCACGCTCGGCATTCAGCTCGCGCCGCCGGTGGTGGGAGGCGTGTCGTATCTCGCGATCACGCATGGCGTGCCGGATCTCTTCGCTTACATGCTTCTCGGCTACGGTGTTTATCAGGCAATGATGCTCACGCGGCTCCTGCCGTGGATTCGTCAGCAATCGTTCACGCCTTCGTACTGGGCGTTCAGCTTCGGCGTGGCGGCGTTGCCGACGATGGCAATCCGCATGCTGGAACGCGGCGCAGCAGGTCCGCTGCTTTGGCTGGCTCCGGCATCTTTCATCGTGGCGAACGTGGTATTTGCGAGTCTCATCGTCGGGACCGTGCTGGCCCTGTTCAAGGGCAAGCTTTTTCCGATAGTGGCCACGCAAGTCAAGACAGTTTGA
- a CDS encoding LysR family transcriptional regulator, whose translation MDLLRSMRIFVRVAEAASFTVAAQHMDITTAQASRAITELESHLRTRLLNRTTRRVALTDAGNRYLARCKEVISLVDLSEAEASDAQVSPSGVLRMHAPITFGHHYVVPALSQYLEEHPLVRVELTLSQQVPDMLDEGYDVFLQVTSSTLPDSAHVSTRICTMPSVLCASPNYLRRAGMPITVEDLSKHACLQLVTTFFPVDRWTFEGTQGKVDVELPPGRLRVNSADALAVAVANGLGIAPLPMLSALPSLSNGALVRVLPDWELQKMTVYAMYASRQYLDAKIKTWVAFLRDYVEAKLEASFGERYDVDS comes from the coding sequence ATGGACCTCTTGCGCAGCATGCGAATCTTTGTCCGGGTAGCCGAGGCGGCAAGCTTTACCGTCGCCGCGCAGCACATGGACATTACGACCGCGCAAGCGTCGCGCGCGATCACCGAACTCGAGTCGCACCTGCGCACGCGTCTTTTGAATCGCACGACGCGCCGCGTCGCATTGACCGATGCCGGGAATCGCTATCTGGCGCGCTGCAAGGAAGTGATCTCGCTGGTCGACCTCTCTGAAGCGGAAGCCAGCGACGCGCAAGTGTCGCCAAGTGGCGTGTTGCGCATGCACGCGCCGATCACCTTCGGTCATCACTATGTCGTGCCGGCGCTTTCTCAGTATTTGGAAGAGCATCCGCTCGTGCGCGTCGAGTTGACCTTGTCGCAGCAGGTTCCCGACATGCTCGACGAAGGCTACGACGTCTTCCTGCAGGTCACGAGTTCGACGCTGCCCGACTCCGCGCACGTCTCCACGCGTATTTGCACGATGCCGAGCGTGCTGTGCGCATCGCCGAACTATTTGCGGCGGGCCGGCATGCCGATTACCGTGGAAGATCTTTCGAAGCACGCGTGCCTTCAACTCGTCACGACATTCTTTCCGGTGGATCGATGGACGTTCGAAGGCACGCAAGGAAAGGTCGATGTCGAACTTCCGCCTGGCCGCCTTCGCGTGAATTCCGCCGATGCACTCGCCGTCGCGGTGGCCAATGGTCTGGGTATCGCGCCTTTGCCGATGTTGTCTGCCCTGCCCTCGCTTTCGAATGGCGCGCTGGTGCGCGTGCTGCCGGACTGGGAACTGCAAAAGATGACGGTGTATGCAATGTACGCTTCGCGCCAATACCTCGATGCGAAGATCAAGACTTGGGTAGCGTTTCTGCGTGATTACGTCGAGGCCAAACTGGAAGCTAGTTTTGGAGAACGGTACGACGTCGACAGTTGA
- a CDS encoding cupin domain-containing protein, with translation MSHETKTSLSANARCESFMLAQNGWVPNNTRLPVRVWRNAIDSREFDIAGRFESLFQQNGWPPQWRDGVFDYHHFHSTAHEALGVVSGEAELIIGGPKGRVIAIRAGDAIVLPAGTGHCLLMSGRRFQVVGAYPPGQQWDIRREGISEAERQAMEALPFPHDDPVAGEDGPLVHLWR, from the coding sequence ATGTCCCATGAAACCAAAACCTCACTTTCCGCCAACGCGCGCTGCGAATCTTTCATGCTGGCGCAAAACGGCTGGGTACCGAATAACACGCGCTTGCCGGTTCGCGTCTGGCGTAATGCAATCGACTCGCGCGAGTTCGACATAGCCGGCCGTTTCGAATCTCTCTTTCAGCAAAACGGCTGGCCGCCGCAATGGCGCGACGGGGTCTTCGACTATCACCACTTTCACTCGACCGCGCACGAAGCGCTCGGCGTGGTCTCGGGCGAGGCGGAATTGATCATCGGCGGGCCGAAAGGCCGAGTCATCGCGATCCGCGCAGGCGATGCCATCGTTCTTCCCGCCGGCACCGGGCATTGTCTTTTGATGAGTGGTCGTCGCTTTCAAGTGGTGGGCGCCTATCCGCCGGGACAGCAGTGGGACATCCGCCGCGAAGGCATCAGCGAGGCGGAGCGACAAGCGATGGAAGCGTTGCCGTTTCCCCATGACGATCCCGTGGCCGGCGAAGATGGCCCGCTCGTCCATCTCTGGCGGTAA
- a CDS encoding DMT family transporter, translating to MNPVNLVQLFILAALWGGSFLFIRIGVTDLGVAPLMALRVGIGAVFLFAVLVLRGRMRQALTTMRERAWPLLMVGILNSAAPFCLFAYAELTLSAGVTSVINATTPLWGALVAYIWLDDRLSKLRIAGLAIGFAGVLALVWDQMFVHDAGAAPVAPLATALAALAALGATLFYGIAASYTKRHLMGVDSLIVATGTMSAATLVLLPFALFWWPTASVSMHAWGAVLGLGVACTGVAYMLFFHLIAVAGPARAITVTFVIPIFGILWGALFLAERVSVGMAVACGIVLIGTGLATGVVKRVAWPRARRAAEAKQ from the coding sequence ATGAATCCCGTCAATCTCGTCCAGTTGTTCATCCTTGCCGCGCTGTGGGGCGGTTCGTTCCTTTTCATTCGTATCGGCGTAACGGATTTGGGCGTGGCGCCGTTGATGGCCTTGCGCGTCGGCATCGGCGCGGTGTTTTTGTTTGCGGTGCTCGTGCTTCGCGGCCGCATGCGTCAGGCACTCACCACGATGCGCGAGCGCGCATGGCCGCTTCTGATGGTCGGCATTCTCAACTCGGCCGCGCCGTTTTGCCTTTTCGCCTATGCGGAGTTGACGCTGTCGGCTGGCGTCACTTCCGTCATCAACGCGACCACGCCGCTGTGGGGCGCGCTCGTCGCCTACATCTGGCTCGACGATCGCCTGAGCAAGCTACGCATCGCGGGACTCGCCATCGGCTTTGCGGGCGTGCTCGCGCTGGTTTGGGATCAGATGTTCGTCCACGATGCCGGCGCCGCGCCCGTTGCACCGCTCGCCACTGCGCTCGCCGCCCTGGCCGCACTGGGCGCGACATTGTTCTATGGGATCGCCGCCAGTTACACCAAGCGGCATCTCATGGGTGTCGATTCGTTGATCGTCGCGACAGGCACCATGAGCGCCGCGACGCTCGTCCTGCTGCCGTTTGCGCTTTTCTGGTGGCCGACAGCGAGCGTGTCGATGCACGCATGGGGCGCGGTGCTCGGATTGGGCGTGGCATGCACAGGCGTCGCTTACATGCTGTTCTTCCATTTGATCGCCGTGGCTGGGCCCGCTCGCGCGATTACCGTGACCTTCGTCATTCCAATCTTCGGAATTCTGTGGGGCGCGCTATTTCTCGCCGAACGTGTATCGGTCGGGATGGCGGTGGCGTGCGGAATCGTGCTGATCGGGACAGGGCTTGCAACGGGCGTGGTCAAGCGCGTTGCGTGGCCGCGTGCACGACGCGCAGCCGAAGCGAAGCAGTGA
- a CDS encoding YqjD family protein — protein MDNANGNKKGVAASGESLPLRQRRVQGALGSALTPGLEQHQGVIPLSPGAPHRPAHAAHPSHPSRHVHGSVLEGGDSPAVLAQPAAVTAQHLGSRFHPQAAKNKFIEHGRRAKDAVAMRYRDVTEGADDYVHYNPWKSIALAAIGGLIVGLLAAR, from the coding sequence ATGGACAATGCAAACGGCAACAAGAAGGGAGTTGCGGCATCGGGCGAATCGCTGCCGCTTCGGCAAAGGCGCGTGCAAGGCGCACTCGGGTCCGCGCTCACGCCCGGTCTCGAACAGCATCAGGGCGTGATTCCACTCTCGCCCGGCGCGCCGCACAGACCGGCGCACGCGGCGCATCCGTCGCATCCGTCGCGGCACGTGCATGGCAGCGTGCTGGAAGGCGGCGACAGTCCGGCCGTGCTCGCGCAGCCCGCAGCAGTCACGGCGCAGCATCTAGGTAGCCGGTTTCATCCGCAGGCGGCCAAGAACAAGTTCATCGAGCATGGGCGGCGCGCAAAGGACGCCGTTGCGATGCGCTATCGCGACGTCACCGAAGGCGCCGACGATTACGTGCACTACAACCCGTGGAAGTCGATTGCACTTGCGGCAATTGGTGGACTGATCGTCGGCTTGCTGGCCGCCCGCTGA
- a CDS encoding response regulator: MNRRPFNMRPGRSEIWNQRTAVESDPRRVMLVHSESDVGESFAMMLAMRGFDAVQIADAQSALHFAHMWRPQVLFIDTRVNEAHEVLAKHDHALVRALRECGREASLDQMLIAFAAEESSDPRDVLLSAGYDGFFRMPCPVWRLFDAVTRFYVH, encoded by the coding sequence ATGAACCGACGACCCTTCAACATGCGCCCCGGGCGCAGCGAAATCTGGAATCAGCGTACCGCCGTGGAAAGCGATCCACGGCGCGTGATGCTCGTGCATTCCGAGTCCGATGTCGGCGAATCTTTCGCGATGATGCTCGCCATGCGTGGCTTCGATGCCGTGCAGATCGCGGATGCGCAAAGTGCGCTTCATTTCGCTCACATGTGGCGGCCGCAGGTATTGTTCATCGATACACGCGTGAACGAGGCGCACGAGGTGCTGGCAAAGCACGACCATGCACTTGTACGCGCGTTGCGCGAATGTGGCAGGGAGGCATCGCTGGATCAGATGTTGATTGCGTTCGCGGCCGAGGAGAGCAGCGACCCACGCGACGTGTTGTTGAGCGCCGGCTATGACGGATTCTTCAGAATGCCGTGCCCCGTGTGGCGTCTTTTCGATGCGGTGACGCGTTTTTACGTGCACTGA
- a CDS encoding DUF1488 domain-containing protein, whose translation MTIEFSGRRHVVAAARVAFEANVDGREVWCSVSLDALNDHFGNTGTSSHAILSAFEGGRVEIEDSARRALERNHGQSVELETGDFRNSTKQ comes from the coding sequence ATGACGATAGAGTTCAGTGGGCGGCGTCACGTCGTGGCGGCAGCGCGAGTTGCGTTCGAAGCCAATGTAGATGGACGTGAAGTCTGGTGCAGCGTCTCTCTCGATGCGCTCAACGATCACTTCGGCAATACCGGCACCTCTTCCCATGCCATCCTCAGCGCGTTCGAAGGCGGACGCGTCGAAATCGAAGATTCAGCGCGGCGAGCGCTCGAACGCAATCACGGCCAGTCCGTGGAACTCGAAACCGGCGACTTCAGGAACAGTACGAAGCAATAG
- a CDS encoding zinc ribbon domain-containing protein yields the protein MPVYDYECADCGTFEANRRIAERDEPAACPRCGETSARVTIGAPSLGRGGNGGANASEDSGSYGMRHRGGCACCG from the coding sequence ATGCCTGTCTACGATTACGAATGCGCCGACTGCGGCACTTTCGAAGCAAATCGCCGTATCGCCGAACGCGATGAACCCGCAGCCTGTCCACGCTGCGGTGAAACCAGCGCGCGCGTCACCATCGGCGCGCCATCGCTTGGACGCGGCGGTAACGGCGGCGCCAACGCGAGCGAAGATTCGGGGAGCTACGGCATGCGCCATCGCGGCGGTTGTGCGTGTTGTGGCTGA
- a CDS encoding DUF4142 domain-containing protein, with translation MKRNIVMIVTALAAAAPIASFAQTEAASTTLANDLTQPDKDFVQGASSSGSTEIDAAKLAQTHSQDKDVKSLARHMIVDHTKLTVQLKMAAPKGVTVPKDNSDTSAIDSLKALHGKAFDTAYIQKVGVQGHQEAVALFQKEADGGQNAKLKEAAQKALPTIQEHLKMAQDLASKKGVQ, from the coding sequence ATGAAACGCAATATCGTTATGATCGTCACCGCGCTTGCAGCAGCCGCGCCAATCGCGAGCTTTGCACAGACCGAAGCTGCCAGCACCACGCTTGCCAACGACCTTACGCAACCGGACAAGGATTTCGTGCAGGGCGCGTCGTCTTCGGGATCGACGGAAATCGATGCCGCCAAGCTTGCTCAGACGCACTCGCAGGACAAGGACGTAAAGAGCTTGGCGCGTCATATGATCGTCGACCATACCAAGCTGACCGTGCAGTTGAAAATGGCGGCGCCCAAGGGCGTGACCGTGCCCAAGGACAATTCGGATACTTCCGCGATCGATTCACTAAAGGCACTGCACGGCAAGGCATTCGATACCGCATATATCCAGAAAGTTGGCGTGCAGGGTCACCAGGAGGCAGTGGCGCTATTCCAGAAGGAAGCAGACGGCGGCCAGAACGCGAAGCTGAAGGAAGCGGCGCAAAAGGCGTTGCCGACGATCCAGGAACACTTGAAGATGGCTCAGGATCTCGCGTCGAAGAAGGGCGTGCAGTAA
- a CDS encoding carbonic anhydrase has translation MSDKSMSEERNGSDTPDLLYLLQGADDFSHFVFPDSEALFKSLARRQAPHTLFITCADSRVSPEMITQTRPGELFVCRNIGNIVPAYGEMLGGVSAVVEYAVLALNVRQIVICGHSDCGAMKGLASGATIADEMPTVHAWLRNAEAARSVVRARKLEHERMVQAMVEENIRLQLTHLRTHPAVAGRLALGQLQVQGWVYDIGQGKVSIFDEHGGGFQSIAEARLRLLREQAR, from the coding sequence ATGTCCGATAAATCGATGAGTGAAGAACGCAACGGCTCCGACACGCCCGACCTCCTCTATCTCCTTCAGGGCGCGGACGATTTCAGCCACTTCGTTTTCCCCGATAGCGAAGCGCTTTTCAAGAGTCTTGCGCGACGGCAAGCACCGCACACGCTTTTCATCACGTGCGCGGACTCGCGTGTGTCGCCCGAGATGATCACGCAGACGCGGCCCGGCGAGCTCTTCGTGTGCCGCAACATCGGCAATATCGTGCCGGCTTATGGGGAGATGCTCGGCGGCGTGTCGGCGGTAGTCGAATACGCGGTGCTCGCATTGAACGTGCGGCAGATCGTGATCTGCGGCCATTCCGACTGCGGCGCGATGAAAGGCCTCGCCTCGGGCGCAACCATCGCCGATGAAATGCCTACGGTGCACGCGTGGTTACGCAACGCAGAAGCGGCGCGCAGTGTGGTACGGGCGCGAAAACTCGAACACGAGCGCATGGTTCAGGCGATGGTCGAAGAAAACATCCGCCTTCAACTTACGCATTTGCGTACGCATCCGGCAGTCGCGGGACGGCTCGCGCTTGGCCAGCTTCAAGTGCAGGGTTGGGTATACGACATCGGGCAGGGAAAGGTATCGATCTTCGACGAACACGGGGGCGGCTTCCAGTCGATTGCCGAAGCGCGCTTGCGCCTGCTACGCGAACAGGCGCGTTAA
- a CDS encoding tetratricopeptide repeat protein, which translates to MGESLCRRGRFFIVIDEFGPVVCYLWVRFLLRARSMSAKSDSYGAAAAFYSSERFVEALEALEYQINQPYADIEALNLAAVCCYRLNRLDEAESHWRRAVAQDPQYAGGYANLGNLLMLRGRLDDAETVYREAIAIRPDFAEAHYNLGNLLVKKERLVEAEAALRQACAARADFADAHFNLANLLKSQGRLAEAESAFQRAIAARGNYADAFNNLGNLLRESGRLVEAEAALRQAVACRPDFAEADFNLAQVLNDLKDFAQAEAFYRRAVELRRDYSEAHVGLGAVLHKLQRVQEAQAVFLAALSVCPDDTNALMGLANAYHALDSLEDAERIYRRVLILEPDNIQARTTLGYTLQKLERLCDAEAEYREALILAPDAADIHYNLGILYGHQDRLNDAERTYRRAIECCSDHVEAHNNLGRILQSLGRLEEAESILRRSIAIRDDIPEAHNNLAGVLKDMGAMEEAIQSFRRAVDCGPNDECVHRNLNYALTYHAETPREILEECLRFAARHEAPLLRHDIVHTNNRDSERRLKIGYVAPDFDGHCQAMFTAPVFAQHDHAAYNIFCYSSVKTPDAITHLIRPMADTWRDVYALDDEQLAQLVRDDGIDVLVDLTMHMSRGRPLLFARRPAPVQVQWLAYPGTTGSSAIRYRLTDPWIDPRDTADLADRYSEETVWLPETFWCFDPRVTSPNAPDVNALPAWRNGHITFGCLNNPCKASERTLRMWAAILAAVPNARFILLAGPGPRERFSERLGALGVDLSRVRYVGYQSRVDYLRTYQSIDIGLDTYPYNGHTTSLDALWMGVPVPSRAGDTSVSRAGLSLLMNLGIGELVVHDDAAYVDVVTRLANDLPRLTELRSTLRARLERSPMMDAPRFTRNLEAAYRQMWRAWCASPGA; encoded by the coding sequence GTGGGGGAATCGCTTTGCAGGCGAGGACGTTTCTTTATAGTTATTGACGAATTCGGACCGGTGGTTTGTTATCTTTGGGTCCGTTTTCTTTTGCGTGCCCGAAGCATGTCCGCCAAATCCGATTCATACGGCGCAGCAGCGGCGTTTTACTCCAGCGAGCGGTTCGTTGAAGCGCTTGAAGCGCTGGAATATCAAATAAATCAGCCGTATGCGGATATCGAAGCGCTGAATCTCGCCGCGGTGTGTTGCTATCGCCTGAATCGACTCGACGAGGCCGAGTCGCATTGGCGTCGTGCGGTAGCGCAAGATCCTCAATACGCCGGTGGATATGCCAACCTCGGTAATTTGCTGATGCTGCGAGGTAGATTGGATGATGCAGAGACTGTCTATCGCGAGGCGATTGCCATACGTCCTGATTTCGCGGAGGCTCATTACAATCTCGGTAATCTGCTTGTCAAAAAGGAACGTCTTGTGGAGGCAGAGGCCGCGCTTCGTCAGGCGTGTGCCGCGCGCGCCGATTTCGCCGACGCACATTTTAATCTCGCGAATCTTTTGAAGAGTCAAGGTCGATTGGCTGAGGCTGAAAGTGCTTTTCAACGCGCAATTGCTGCTAGAGGAAATTACGCGGACGCATTCAACAATCTGGGTAATTTATTGCGTGAATCAGGACGCCTCGTGGAAGCAGAAGCGGCTTTGCGGCAAGCCGTGGCGTGTCGCCCTGATTTTGCTGAAGCAGATTTTAATCTCGCTCAGGTTTTGAACGATCTGAAAGACTTTGCGCAGGCTGAGGCGTTTTACCGGCGCGCCGTCGAACTCCGACGAGACTACTCGGAGGCACATGTCGGTCTCGGCGCGGTTTTACATAAGCTGCAACGCGTGCAAGAAGCGCAAGCGGTATTTCTCGCGGCACTGTCGGTTTGTCCGGACGACACGAATGCGCTTATGGGGCTGGCCAATGCCTACCACGCACTCGATTCGTTGGAGGATGCGGAACGCATATATCGTCGAGTTCTCATTCTGGAGCCGGATAACATACAGGCAAGAACCACACTCGGTTATACGCTACAAAAGCTGGAGCGCCTTTGCGATGCCGAGGCTGAATACCGCGAGGCGTTGATTCTCGCGCCCGATGCTGCCGATATCCACTACAATCTCGGCATACTTTATGGTCATCAAGATCGCCTGAACGACGCTGAACGGACATATCGCCGGGCAATAGAATGCTGTTCGGATCACGTCGAAGCGCATAACAATCTTGGCCGCATTTTGCAAAGTCTTGGTCGCCTTGAAGAGGCTGAATCAATCCTGCGCCGGTCGATTGCAATCCGAGACGATATTCCCGAGGCTCATAATAACCTCGCCGGCGTACTCAAGGATATGGGCGCAATGGAAGAGGCAATCCAAAGCTTCCGTCGCGCCGTCGATTGCGGACCGAACGATGAATGTGTGCATCGAAATCTCAACTACGCGCTGACCTATCACGCAGAAACGCCACGCGAAATTCTCGAAGAATGTTTGCGCTTCGCCGCGCGACACGAAGCGCCGCTGCTTCGCCATGACATCGTCCATACCAACAATCGCGATTCTGAGCGACGGCTCAAAATTGGCTACGTCGCGCCAGACTTCGACGGACACTGTCAGGCCATGTTCACCGCGCCGGTCTTCGCGCAACACGATCACGCGGCGTACAACATCTTTTGTTATTCCAGCGTTAAAACGCCCGACGCGATAACACACCTGATCCGTCCGATGGCCGACACCTGGCGCGACGTTTACGCGCTCGACGACGAGCAATTGGCGCAACTCGTTCGCGACGATGGCATCGACGTATTGGTCGATCTGACGATGCACATGTCGCGCGGCCGTCCGTTATTGTTTGCACGCCGGCCCGCGCCTGTGCAAGTGCAATGGCTCGCGTATCCGGGCACGACGGGCAGCAGCGCCATCCGCTATCGCCTGACCGACCCGTGGATCGATCCGCGCGACACGGCCGATCTCGCCGATCGTTATAGCGAAGAGACCGTGTGGTTGCCCGAGACGTTCTGGTGTTTCGATCCGCGCGTCACGTCGCCGAATGCACCGGACGTGAATGCATTGCCAGCGTGGCGCAACGGTCACATTACATTTGGATGCCTGAATAATCCGTGCAAGGCGTCCGAGCGCACGTTGCGCATGTGGGCGGCAATACTCGCCGCCGTGCCCAATGCGCGCTTCATTCTGCTAGCCGGTCCGGGCCCGCGCGAACGTTTCAGTGAGCGTCTCGGCGCGTTGGGCGTCGATCTGTCGCGAGTTCGGTACGTGGGATATCAGTCGCGCGTCGATTATCTGCGGACCTATCAATCAATCGATATCGGCCTCGACACCTATCCGTACAACGGCCACACGACGAGCCTCGACGCCTTGTGGATGGGCGTGCCCGTGCCATCGCGCGCGGGCGACACGTCGGTCAGCCGCGCGGGTCTGAGCCTGCTGATGAATCTTGGCATCGGCGAGCTCGTGGTTCATGACGACGCGGCGTACGTCGATGTCGTGACTCGCCTCGCCAACGATCTGCCGCGTTTGACCGAGTTGCGCTCGACGCTGCGCGCAAGACTCGAACGCTCGCCGATGATGGATGCACCGCGCTTCACGCGCAATCTGGAAGCGGCGTATCGGCAGATGTGGCGCGCGTGGTGCGCTTCGCCAGGCGCTTGA
- a CDS encoding zf-TFIIB domain-containing protein produces MKCPVCPATDLLMTSRESIEIDYCPSCRGVWLDRGELDRLIQRDEQVSPQQTAGREAWRDKDDDRDHRVRPRYDDHRYGDSHSRYGHSRKKKSFLGDLFDFG; encoded by the coding sequence ATGAAATGCCCCGTGTGTCCCGCGACGGATCTCCTGATGACCTCGCGCGAGAGCATTGAAATCGATTATTGCCCGTCCTGTCGGGGCGTGTGGCTCGATCGCGGCGAACTCGACCGGCTCATTCAGCGCGACGAACAGGTCTCGCCGCAGCAAACGGCAGGGCGCGAAGCGTGGCGCGACAAGGACGACGATCGCGACCATCGCGTGCGACCGCGCTATGACGACCATCGCTATGGCGACTCGCACTCGAGATATGGACATTCACGCAAGAAGAAGTCGTTTCTCGGCGATCTGTTCGACTTCGGCTGA
- a CDS encoding CBS domain-containing protein: MATVKQVLKAKSDDTVHTIDVEASVFDAVVLMSKAGVGAVVVTVGGRADGTVCGIVTERDYARKVILQDKASRNTTVCEIMSAPVLSVSLRTSTDECMALMTTRHVRHLPVIECGRLMGIVSIGDMVRQLIDEQQFAIEQLETYVRGTSEEMPACALTRRSPVPQTLALRFA; this comes from the coding sequence ATGGCAACGGTAAAGCAAGTACTCAAGGCCAAGAGCGATGACACGGTGCATACCATCGACGTCGAAGCGAGCGTGTTCGATGCGGTCGTGCTGATGTCGAAGGCCGGCGTTGGTGCCGTCGTGGTCACGGTGGGAGGGCGCGCGGACGGCACGGTGTGCGGGATCGTCACCGAGCGCGACTACGCGCGCAAAGTCATCTTGCAGGACAAGGCATCACGCAATACGACCGTGTGCGAAATCATGAGCGCGCCCGTGTTGTCGGTGAGCCTGCGCACGAGCACCGACGAATGCATGGCGCTCATGACCACACGCCATGTCCGTCATTTGCCGGTGATCGAATGCGGCCGGCTGATGGGGATCGTTTCCATCGGCGACATGGTGCGGCAGTTGATCGATGAACAGCAGTTCGCGATCGAGCAGCTGGAAACGTACGTTCGCGGAACCAGCGAAGAAATGCCCGCTTGCGCGCTTACCCGGCGCAGTCCAGTGCCGCAGACGTTGGCGCTGCGTTTCGCTTGA